From Brassica oleracea var. oleracea cultivar TO1000 chromosome C3, BOL, whole genome shotgun sequence, a single genomic window includes:
- the LOC106333248 gene encoding reticulon-like protein B9, whose translation MPIFGGSSDSEDERTMHQMTKFFSRQRSIHSIFGGGKFADILLWREPKIAATLAMGVSVFWFLMEVVEYNFITLICHASMTSMLLFFIWSTASDFLNWERPIIPEVVLDESSFKELARSFHDRFNRMLSKLLDIACGRDPPLFFLTTISLYILSIIGTYFNFMNLLFIGFISMQTLPVMYELYEDDVDRVLSKLARKMRKLYRKIDSNVLSKIPRGTVKIKKHT comes from the exons ATGCCAATCTTTGGGGGATCTTCCGATTCTGAAGATGAAAGAACAATGCATCAAATGACTAAGTTCTTCAGTCGCCAACGATCAATTCACTCTATATTTGGAGGAGGCAAAT TTGCGGATATTTTGCTATGGAGAGAGCCAAAAATAGCTGCAACATTGGCGATGGGAGTTAGTGTCTTCTGGTTCTTGATGGAAGTAGTGGAATACAATTTCATAACCCTAATTTGTCATGCTTCCATGACCTCCATGCTTCTTTTCTTTATTTGGTCCACTGCTTCTGATTTTCTCAATTG GGAAAGGCCAATTATACCAGAAGTGGTACTAGACGAATCTTCTTTCAAGGAATTAGCAAGAAGCTTTCATGATAGATTCAACAGAATGCTCTCCAAGCTTCTTGACATTGCTTGTGGAAGAGATCCTCCACTCTTTTTCCTA ACAACAATCTCACTTTATATCTTATCCATCATCGGGACATATTTCAACTTTATGAATCTTTTGTTCATAG GGTTTATAAGCATGCAAACGTTGCCGGTTATGTACGAGCTGTACGAGGATGACGTTGATAGAGTACTGAGTAAATTGGCCAGGAAGATGAGGAAGCTGTACAGAAAAATTGACTCGAACGTTCTTAGCAAGATCCCAAGAGGAACTGTTAAAATCAAGAAACATACTTAA
- the LOC106330290 gene encoding uncharacterized protein LOC106330290 has product MELPPPPPPERSKRLHNFTLPYLRWGHQRSLRCVNLPSSSSFPPSPDHGERRNLSIDPICDGKPPKVSTLGNGGGDDAAAVAEAARPWNLRTRRAACNEPTRITHGHGDSEKKEKVKFSVSLLRGEIEEDFTSLFGKKPPRRPKKRPRLVQNQIITLFPGLWLAEQVTEGSYVVPEPVET; this is encoded by the exons ATGGAGCTCCCTCCTCCGCCGCCACCGGAGAGATCAAAGCGCCTCCATAACTTCACCTTACCTTATCTCCGATGGGGTCACCAGAGATCCCTCAGGTGCGTCAACTTACCCTCTTCTTCTTCTTTCCCTCCTTCTCCCGATCATGGAGAGAGGAGGAATCTAAGCATCGATCCCATCTGCGATGGGAAACCACCAAAGGTCTCGACTTTGGGAAACGGAGGAGGCGATGATGCCGCTGCAGTAGCAGAAGCAGCTCGGCCGTGGAATCTGAGGACGAGGAGAGCTGCTTGTAACGAACCCACGAGGATCACACATGGTCATGGAGACTCGGAGAAGAAGGAGAAAGTGAAGTTCTCTGTTTCTTTGTTGAGGGGAGAAATCGAAGAGGACTTCACATCCCTCTTTGGGAAAAAACCTCCTCGAAGGCCAAAGAAGAGACCAAGACTTGTTCAGAATCAAATCATT ACTCTTTTTCCCGGATTGTGGCTAGCAGAACAAGTAACAGAAGGCTCTTACGTCGTCCCTGAGCCTGTGGAAACATGA
- the LOC106328200 gene encoding non-specific lipid-transfer protein 2-like, with amino-acid sequence MVMVKATWVSLLALAAFLLVVLVPAAEAVTCSPMQLSPCAAAITSSSPPSALCCAKLKEQKPCICGYMRNPSLRRYISSPNARKVSNTCKFPMPRC; translated from the coding sequence ATGGTGATGGTCAAGGCCACATGGGTGTCCCTTCTGGCCCTCGCTGCGTTTCTCCTAGTGGTTCTAGTCCCGGCGGCAGAAGCGGTGACGTGCTCGCCAATGCAGCTAAGCCCATGTGCGGCGGCGATAACGTCGTCATCTCCACCGTCAGCGTTGTGCTGCGCGAAGCTGAAGGAGCAGAAGCCATGCATATGTGGGTACATGAGAAACCCTAGCCTCCGTCGCTACATCAGCTCTCCCAACGCTCGTAAAGTCTCTAACACCTGCAAGTTCCCCATGCCAAGGTGTTGA
- the LOC106328902 gene encoding uncharacterized PKHD-type hydroxylase At1g22950-like has translation MSSDQREAQQDTTVDGGGTTTMRATAATTTFSSQRLRINPNNEHRPESYEDLKLDFPSAVYSSLEKYLPQQILVSSREEKVKFMTDIMLRHLPHGERSRAQRHSVYRQKIITNYQPLHKELYTLAPMHCFVPSFIKAINESSEKSFRSIISEPSPGVFVFDMLQPSFCEMMLAEVENFEKWVGETKFRIMRPNTMNKYGAVLDDFGLDSMLDKLMESFIRPMTKVFFSDVGGATLDSHHGFVVEYGKDRDLDLGFHVDDSEVTLNVCLGNQFVGGELFFRGTRCERHVNTTTKPDEIYDYSHVPGQAVLHRGRHRHGARATTSGHRVNMLLWCRSSVFRELKSHQKEFSSWCGECFCEKKEEKGRALDALRQKLVKAVRAPQA, from the exons ATGTCAAGCGACCAGCGAGAAGCTCAGCAGGATACGACGGTGGACGGTGGCGGAACAACGACGATGAGAGCTACAGCTGCTACGACGACGTTTTCTTCGCAGAGACTGAGGATAAACCCTAACAACGAGCATAGGCCCGAGAGCTACGAGGATCTGAAGCTCGATTTCCCCAGTGCGGTCTACTCTAGTCTCGAGAAGTACTTGCCGCAGCAAATCTTGGTCTCCAGCAGGGAAGAGAAAGTCAAATTCATGACTGACATTATGCTCAGGCACCTCCCTCACGGAGAACGGTCCAGA GCTCAGAGGCACAGCGTTTATAGGCAGAAGATAATAACTAATTATCAG CCGCTTCACAAGGAGTTGTATACTCTAGCTCCTATGCATTGCTTCGTCCCCTCTTTCATAAAGGCGATCAATGAAAGCTCAGAGAAAAGCTTCAGAAGCATTATATCTGAACCGTCTCCTGGTGTTTTTGTCTTTGACATGCTCCAACCTAGCTTCTGTGAGATGATGCTAGCCGAG GTAGAAAACTTTGAGAAGTGGGTGGGTGAGACAAAGTTCAGAATCATGAGACCAAACACCATGAATAAATACGGTGCTGTGCTTGATGACTTTGGCTTGGATAGCATGCTTGACAAACTCATGGAGTCTTTTATACGTCCCATGACTAAAG TATTCTTCAGTGATGTAGGTGGAGCAACTCTGGACTCTCACCATGGGTTTGTTGTTGAGTATGGCAAAGATAGGGATCTTGATTTAG GCTTTCATGTGGACGATTCAGAGGTAACACTGAATGTTTGTTTGGGTAACCAGTTTGTGGGTGGGGAGTTATTTTTCCGTGGGACTCGGTGTGAGAGACATGTTAACACAACTACAAAGCCAGAT GAAATATATGATTATAGTCATGTACCGGGGCAAGCTGTACTTCACCGTGGGCGCCATCGCCATGGTGCCAGAGCCACAACATCAGGACATCGAGTCAATATGCTACTATGGTGCAGAAG CTCTGTGTTTAGAGAGCTCAAAAGTCACCAGAAGGAGTTCTCCAGCTGGTGTGGAGAGTGCTTTTGTGAAAAGAAAGAGGAGAAAGGAAGGGCGCTTGATGCTCTAAGACAG AAATTGGTTAAGGCAGTGCGTGCACCCCAAGCTTGA
- the LOC106328199 gene encoding uncharacterized protein LOC106328199 encodes MSQGFQISSSLSVVPHHIHYFNRSFQPLIHWDLRALVSNVFKTLCSKPFSFIIFPPNNAKPNIMICAESNHQRISFASDLGQSDKAPSLEQQQQPSGGLVRRDTTLLDSSSPDFEFHISRNFDASPADEIFADGMILPFQVTNASSMPKRLYKYELPPIVSTSSSIPPKPLPLPLPQHYSEKGTPGSSANSDSEAEKTSKSFWSFKRSSSLNCDVKNSLICSFPRLTRSNSTGSSVMNSKREMLRDINKHSSQRHGAPRPEADPLSHLSSSCSSPSSVCCSTYQFRPQKQAGKNGGSGGSFGLGSILRVLKDKKTKNK; translated from the exons ATGTCCCAAGGTTTTCAGATATCTTCCTCTCTCTCTG TAGTGCCACACCACATCCATTATTTTAATAGAAGTTTTCAACCTCTAATCCATTGGGACTTAAGAGCTTTAGTCTCAAATGTTTTCAAAACATTATGTTCTAAACCTTTTTCATTCATCATCTTTCCTCCAAACAACG CAAAACCGAACATCATGATCTGTGCGGAGTCAAATCACCAGCGGATATCCTTCGCTAGCGATCTAGGCCAATCAGACAAAGCACCTTCTCTGGAACAACAACAACAACCATCAGGAGGCCTGGTTCGGAGAGACACAACACTTTTAGATTCATCAAGTCCAGATTTCGAGTTCCACATTTCAAGAAACTTTGATGCCTCACCAGCTGATGAGATCTTCGCCGACGGGATGATCCTTCCTTTCCAAGTAACTAATGCATCTTCCATGCCAAAACGTCTCTACAAGTACGAGCTCCCTCCTATAGTATCCACCTCCTCATCGATACCTCCTAAGCCATTGCCATTGCCATTGCCACAACACTACAGCGAGAAGGGAACACCAGGAAGCAGCGCAAATTCTGACTCAGAGGCAGAGAAAACATCAAAGTCGTTTTGGAGCTTCAAGAGAAGCTCCAGCCTAAACTGCGATGTAAAGAACAGTCTGATCTGCTCCTTTCCTCGTTTGACAAGAAGCAACTCAACAGGATCATCAGTGATGAATTCGAAGAGGGAAATGCTTAGGGACATTAACAAGCATAGCTCGCAGAGACATGGAGCCCCACGTCCAGAGGCAGATCCATTATCTCACTTGTCTTCTTCTTGTTCTTCTCCTTCCTCTGTCTGCTGCAGCACGTATCAGTTCAGACCACAAAAGCAAGCTGGAAAGAATGGGGGCAGCGGAGGAAGCTTTGGGTTAGGATCGATCTTACGAGTATTGAAAGATAAGAAGACAAAGAACAAGTAA